From Candidatus Sphingomonas colombiensis, one genomic window encodes:
- a CDS encoding ATP-binding protein, which produces MSSLAERRAVRSIAAPIVVLVLGAVVLTAVVLFAVTFNGPPPKDPPRGIASIAFALRTGRQPGDPGPPLRIYTADRAPIPMGPQHVDADAARRLAHALHVPHEDVVALIVRTPRGIPSAFVGGFAFGWRTPGGWRIVEGRTGPRFSNWHSRTLVAMSITVLLLSIPAWWIARVISSPLRRLANAADQARAGAAPPAFPTDGPAEVRALTTAVSDMHDRLARHAEQRTAMLAAIAHDMGTPLSRLAFWIEQLPDDARDRASADIDEMRAMISDTLGFARDEAGERDATLVELGSLLDSVVEDMSVGGAAVSLAPGPRAVVRGDPRALRRVFANLIGNAIRYGGAARLNWSVADAEATIHIEDDGPGIDPTQAERLFDPFVRGDPSRNRATGGTGLGLAIARAIVIRHEGHVSLANRDCGGAIATVTLPLAR; this is translated from the coding sequence ATGTCGAGCCTCGCTGAACGCCGCGCTGTGCGGTCGATCGCCGCGCCGATTGTCGTACTGGTGCTCGGCGCGGTGGTGCTGACGGCGGTGGTGCTGTTTGCCGTCACCTTCAACGGGCCGCCGCCGAAGGACCCGCCGCGCGGCATCGCCAGCATCGCCTTCGCCTTGCGCACCGGCCGTCAACCCGGCGACCCCGGTCCGCCACTGCGCATCTACACCGCCGATCGGGCCCCCATCCCGATGGGGCCGCAGCATGTGGATGCGGATGCTGCCCGGCGTCTCGCCCATGCGCTGCATGTGCCGCATGAGGATGTCGTGGCCCTGATCGTGCGCACCCCGCGCGGCATCCCCAGCGCGTTTGTCGGCGGCTTCGCCTTCGGCTGGCGGACGCCCGGCGGCTGGCGGATCGTGGAAGGACGCACAGGGCCGCGCTTCAGCAACTGGCACAGCCGCACCCTGGTGGCGATGTCGATCACCGTGCTGCTGCTATCGATTCCGGCTTGGTGGATCGCGCGCGTCATCTCCAGCCCGCTGCGCCGGCTTGCGAACGCGGCGGATCAGGCACGAGCCGGGGCGGCACCACCGGCATTTCCCACCGACGGGCCAGCCGAGGTGCGCGCGCTGACCACCGCCGTCTCCGACATGCACGATCGTCTCGCGCGTCATGCCGAACAGCGCACGGCGATGCTGGCGGCGATCGCGCATGACATGGGAACCCCGCTGTCGCGCCTCGCTTTCTGGATCGAGCAATTGCCGGACGATGCGCGGGATCGGGCATCCGCCGATATCGACGAGATGCGCGCGATGATCTCCGACACGCTGGGCTTCGCGCGCGACGAGGCGGGAGAGCGCGATGCCACGCTGGTTGAGCTTGGCAGCCTGCTCGATAGCGTGGTGGAGGATATGAGCGTCGGCGGCGCGGCCGTCTCGCTTGCGCCAGGGCCGCGCGCCGTGGTGCGCGGCGATCCGCGCGCGTTGCGCCGTGTGTTCGCGAACCTGATCGGCAATGCGATTCGCTATGGCGGAGCGGCGCGGCTGAACTGGTCGGTGGCCGATGCGGAGGCGACGATTCACATCGAGGATGACGGCCCCGGCATCGATCCCACGCAGGCCGAGCGACTGTTCGATCCGTTCGTGCGTGGCGACCCCTCCCGCAACCGCGCTACCGGCGGCACCGGGCTGGGGCTGGCGATCGCCCGCGCGATCGTCATTCGCCACGAAGGGCATGTCTCGCTCGCCAATCGCGACTGCGGCGGCGCGATCGCGACCGTCACGCTGCCGCTCGCGCGCTGA
- the cysS gene encoding cysteine--tRNA ligase, with protein MHGAPLSLYNSLTRNLEAFTPIAAPQVGVYSCGPTVYNYAHVGNLRAYVFTDTLARTLRWKGYDLTHIINITDVGHLTSDADAGDDKMEAAAKKSGQDIWAIAAHYTQAFKQNLRDLNIGDPTRFPLATDHIVEMVEFAKAIEAKHCYQLESGLYFDVSTVPDYGRLARARDDEGEGRIDPVSGKRHPQDFAIWRTSPPGENRQMEWDSPWGRGAPGWHLECSVMSKKYLGAQFDIHTGGIDHREIHHPNEIAQNQAHCDCADTGAQMWMHNNFLVERAGKMSKSSGEFLTLAALVDRGFHPLAYRMLCLQAHYRSELEFSWENLAAAQVRLKRLVQAVEGLRARPAAPSAQTADGYREQLDAALSDDLNTPKALPVLDAMLADRKIAPQERLLALADFDALLGLNLSRLRREDLRVRPASATIDEPAIAACLGERREARAAKDFARSDAIRDELIAAGVEVMDGDALAWDWRLTI; from the coding sequence ATGCATGGCGCCCCGCTCTCCCTATACAATAGCCTGACCCGCAACCTTGAGGCGTTCACGCCGATCGCCGCGCCGCAGGTGGGCGTCTATTCGTGCGGGCCGACCGTTTATAATTATGCCCATGTCGGCAATCTGCGCGCCTATGTCTTCACCGACACGCTGGCGCGCACGCTGCGCTGGAAGGGCTATGACCTCACCCATATCATCAACATCACCGATGTCGGCCACCTGACCTCCGACGCCGATGCCGGCGACGACAAGATGGAAGCGGCGGCGAAGAAATCCGGGCAGGATATCTGGGCGATCGCCGCGCATTATACGCAGGCGTTCAAACAGAACCTGCGCGACCTCAACATCGGCGACCCGACACGCTTTCCGCTTGCCACCGATCATATCGTCGAAATGGTCGAGTTCGCGAAAGCGATCGAGGCGAAGCATTGCTACCAGCTTGAGAGCGGGCTCTATTTCGACGTCTCCACCGTGCCCGATTACGGCCGCCTCGCCCGCGCGCGCGATGATGAGGGTGAAGGGCGGATCGATCCGGTCTCGGGAAAGCGCCATCCGCAGGATTTCGCCATCTGGCGCACGTCGCCTCCCGGCGAGAACCGGCAGATGGAATGGGATTCGCCCTGGGGTCGCGGCGCGCCGGGCTGGCACCTCGAATGCTCGGTGATGAGCAAGAAATATCTCGGCGCCCAATTCGATATCCACACCGGCGGGATCGATCATCGCGAAATCCACCATCCCAATGAGATCGCGCAAAATCAGGCGCATTGCGACTGCGCCGACACCGGCGCGCAAATGTGGATGCACAATAATTTTCTCGTCGAGCGCGCGGGGAAGATGAGCAAATCATCGGGCGAGTTCCTGACGCTTGCCGCGCTGGTCGATCGCGGTTTTCACCCGCTCGCCTATCGGATGCTGTGCCTTCAGGCACATTATCGCAGCGAGCTGGAATTCTCGTGGGAGAATCTCGCTGCCGCACAGGTACGGCTGAAGCGGTTGGTGCAGGCAGTGGAGGGGTTGCGCGCGCGCCCGGCCGCGCCGTCCGCGCAAACGGCCGACGGCTATCGCGAGCAGCTCGATGCGGCTTTGTCGGACGATCTCAATACGCCCAAGGCGCTTCCGGTGCTCGACGCAATGCTCGCGGATCGCAAGATCGCGCCGCAAGAGCGGTTGCTGGCGCTGGCCGATTTTGACGCGCTGCTCGGCCTCAATCTGTCGCGGTTGCGGCGAGAAGACCTGCGTGTTCGCCCTGCGAGCGCGACAATCGACGAACCCGCCATCGCCGCGTGCCTTGGTGAACGACGTGAAGCGCGCGCGGCGAAGGATTTCGCCCGCTCCGACGCGATCCGCGACGAGTTGATCGCGGCCGGCGTGGAGGTGATGGATGGCGACGCGTTGGCGTGGGACTGGCGGCTGACGATTTAA
- the rpsU gene encoding 30S ribosomal protein S21, which translates to MQIIVRDNNVDQALRALKKKLQREGVYREMKLRRHYEKPSEKRARERAAAVRRARKLERKRAERDGAR; encoded by the coding sequence ATGCAAATCATCGTTCGCGACAATAACGTCGACCAGGCGCTGCGGGCGCTCAAGAAGAAGCTGCAGCGTGAAGGCGTCTATCGCGAGATGAAGCTGCGTCGGCATTACGAAAAGCCGTCGGAAAAGCGTGCGCGCGAGCGCGCTGCCGCCGTCCGTCGTGCGCGCAAGCTGGAGCGCAAGCGCGCTGAGCGCGACGGCGCACGGTAA
- a CDS encoding metallophosphoesterase family protein produces the protein MVLRLFRKPTPSPIPESPRLPAGVRVYAIGDIHGRLDCLDELLEAIDQDSAGFAGEVRLIFLGDLIDRGPESRGVVERAMTLAASSRNCDFIKGNHEELLLHAAEGDRSALSVFHRAGGRETVLSYGAGADEYDACDFEQLAELIKRVVPAEHLAFLDSFGRGVALGDYRFVHAGMRPGLPFEDQKDSDLRWIRREFLNHDGSFDGMVVHGHTISDAPEFRHNRIGIDTGAYASGRLTALVLEGQEQRTLESSAAIAAH, from the coding sequence ATGGTTCTTCGCCTTTTTCGCAAGCCTACCCCCTCGCCGATCCCCGAATCGCCGCGATTGCCGGCCGGGGTGCGCGTCTATGCGATCGGCGATATTCACGGTCGACTCGATTGCCTCGACGAATTGCTCGAAGCGATCGACCAGGATAGCGCGGGCTTTGCGGGCGAGGTACGGCTGATCTTCCTCGGAGATCTGATCGATCGCGGCCCGGAGTCGCGCGGCGTGGTGGAACGCGCCATGACGCTCGCCGCCTCCAGCCGGAACTGCGACTTCATCAAGGGCAATCATGAGGAGTTGCTGCTCCACGCCGCAGAAGGCGATCGCAGCGCATTATCGGTATTCCACCGCGCCGGTGGCCGCGAAACCGTGCTGAGCTATGGCGCGGGCGCGGACGAATATGATGCCTGCGATTTCGAACAACTCGCCGAATTGATCAAACGCGTCGTGCCGGCAGAGCATCTCGCCTTTCTCGATTCGTTCGGCCGTGGCGTCGCGCTGGGCGATTATCGCTTCGTCCATGCCGGGATGCGCCCCGGATTGCCCTTCGAAGATCAGAAAGATTCCGATCTTCGGTGGATTCGTCGCGAGTTCCTGAATCACGACGGCAGTTTCGACGGCATGGTCGTCCACGGCCACACGATCAGCGACGCGCCGGAATTCCGCCATAACCGGATCGGAATCGATACCGGCGCCTATGCCAGCGGCCGGCTCACCGCACTGGTGCTTGAGGGGCAGGAGCAACGGACGCTCGAATCCAGCGCCGCTATCGCCGCACACTGA
- a CDS encoding D-2-hydroxyacid dehydrogenase, which produces MKAVLPALARALLEPHIPVGVSVAWWKSADEAKAMIADADIAWVDMEKSASVAETIRASGPNLKWVSTIYAGLDAFPLDVLRARRAIVTNGVGINTLAVAEYAVMGVLVAAKRYDHIVRAADRHEWLLNAPGMVELYETKALIVGLGAIGRLIGERLAAFGIDVTGVTRSGRDGTLTPDQWRDRLGEFDWVVLAAPSTSDTKAFIGAAELAAMKNNAWIINIARGDMIDDDALLAALHGGTIGGAFLDPTNPEPLPADHPLWSAPNCMITMHLSGRSGRAKMFQRAAALFLRNLSAFVEGKAMENVANLDAGY; this is translated from the coding sequence ATGAAAGCCGTTCTGCCAGCGCTCGCCCGGGCTCTACTCGAACCCCATATCCCTGTCGGCGTCTCGGTCGCGTGGTGGAAAAGCGCGGACGAAGCGAAGGCGATGATCGCGGACGCCGATATCGCCTGGGTCGATATGGAAAAGAGCGCGAGCGTCGCGGAGACGATCCGCGCTTCGGGGCCGAACCTCAAATGGGTCTCGACAATCTATGCCGGGCTCGACGCTTTCCCACTTGATGTGCTGCGCGCGCGGCGGGCAATCGTCACCAACGGCGTAGGGATCAATACGCTGGCGGTAGCGGAATATGCGGTGATGGGCGTGCTGGTCGCCGCGAAGCGTTACGACCATATCGTCCGCGCCGCAGACCGTCACGAGTGGTTGCTCAATGCGCCCGGGATGGTCGAGCTGTACGAAACTAAGGCGCTGATCGTCGGCCTTGGCGCGATCGGGCGACTGATCGGCGAGCGGCTGGCGGCGTTCGGTATCGATGTGACCGGCGTCACGCGATCCGGGCGCGACGGCACGCTCACGCCGGATCAATGGCGCGACCGGCTCGGCGAGTTCGACTGGGTGGTGCTCGCCGCCCCATCCACATCGGATACGAAAGCGTTCATCGGCGCGGCTGAGTTGGCCGCGATGAAAAACAATGCGTGGATCATCAACATCGCGCGCGGCGACATGATCGACGACGATGCGCTGCTCGCGGCGCTCCATGGCGGCACGATCGGCGGGGCTTTTCTCGATCCGACCAACCCCGAACCGCTCCCGGCCGATCATCCCTTGTGGTCGGCGCCGAACTGCATGATCACGATGCACCTGTCGGGGCGCAGCGGACGAGCGAAGATGTTCCAGCGCGCCGCGGCGCTATTCCTGCGCAACCTTTCGGCCTTCGTCGAAGGCAAGGCGATGGAAAATGTCGCAAATCTGGACGCAGGATATTGA
- the rfbB gene encoding dTDP-glucose 4,6-dehydratase, which yields MRIFVTGGAGFIGSALVRHLIANTTHEVLNFDKLTYAGTLSTVEEVAGSNRYRFVRGDICDAEAVRAAVAEFRPDVITHLAAESHVDRSIDAPDAFIQTNLVGTYVMLAEARGYWQGLDGAAKEAFRFHHISTDEVYGSLGDTGLFTEDTSYDPRSPYSASKAGSDHLVSAWGHTFGLPVLVTNCSNNYGPYHFPEKLIPLMIVKALAGETLPIYGAGTNVRDWLYVEDHVRALQAVFERGAPGRTYNVGGNNEKTNLAVVETVCAILDAERPRADGKSYAAQIGFVADRPGHDARYAIDATRIRDELGWEPAETFESGIEKTVRWYLANEPWWRSLVEAKAAERRGLAA from the coding sequence ATGCGCATCTTCGTCACCGGCGGGGCCGGCTTCATCGGCTCGGCGCTGGTTCGCCATCTGATCGCCAATACGACCCATGAAGTATTGAACTTCGACAAGCTGACCTATGCCGGCACGCTGTCGACCGTCGAGGAGGTGGCAGGCAGCAACCGCTATCGCTTCGTCCGGGGTGACATCTGCGATGCCGAGGCGGTGCGCGCGGCGGTCGCGGAGTTCCGCCCGGACGTGATCACCCATCTCGCCGCAGAGAGCCATGTCGATCGCTCGATCGACGCGCCCGATGCGTTCATCCAGACCAACCTCGTCGGCACCTATGTGATGCTGGCGGAGGCGCGTGGTTATTGGCAGGGGCTCGACGGCGCGGCGAAAGAGGCGTTCCGCTTCCACCATATCTCAACCGACGAGGTTTATGGCTCGCTCGGCGATACCGGGCTGTTCACTGAGGATACGTCCTACGATCCGCGCTCGCCCTATTCCGCGTCGAAGGCGGGAAGCGACCATCTCGTCAGCGCCTGGGGGCATACCTTCGGGCTGCCGGTGCTCGTCACCAATTGCTCGAACAATTACGGGCCATATCACTTCCCGGAAAAGCTGATCCCGCTGATGATCGTCAAGGCGCTCGCCGGCGAGACGCTGCCGATCTACGGGGCAGGCACCAATGTTCGCGACTGGCTGTATGTCGAGGATCACGTCCGCGCGTTGCAGGCGGTGTTCGAGCGCGGCGCGCCGGGGCGCACCTATAATGTCGGCGGCAATAACGAGAAGACCAACCTCGCGGTGGTCGAGACGGTCTGCGCGATCCTGGATGCCGAGCGTCCGCGCGCCGACGGCAAATCCTATGCCGCGCAGATCGGCTTCGTCGCTGACCGGCCGGGGCATGACGCGCGCTACGCGATCGACGCGACCCGCATCCGCGACGAACTCGGCTGGGAGCCGGCCGAGACGTTTGAGAGCGGGATCGAGAAAACGGTGCGCTGGTATCTCGCCAACGAGCCATGGTGGCGCTCGCTGGTGGAGGCGAAGGCGGCCGAACGGCGCGGGCTCGCCGCGTGA
- a CDS encoding M48 family metallopeptidase, whose amino-acid sequence MSKFRVAAALLPIALTAAAPAGLSVDSLEALRAIDLRLGTIGYRLATANAALCDRQTPITGALLHAITQYDRASEAAARQAFGFAAPVAVEAVVADSPAARAGLQPNDGIAAVDGEVIAASATPSSVADRDAALAAIARGGMRVRFDVMRAGAERVVEVAALPGCAATFEVVLGPEMTAQSDGKVVQVGVRFFERYRDEDVAVIAAHELAHIVMKHRARLEAAGVKGGLFGELGRNARLSQRAEEEADRLSIHLLYNAGYDPTSAARFWRAHGGDIDGGLFRSRTHPATRVRAAAMEAEAATLVTGPPRPSIPALLGERDQAMR is encoded by the coding sequence GTGAGCAAGTTTCGTGTCGCCGCCGCCCTTCTGCCGATCGCGCTGACTGCCGCAGCCCCTGCCGGCCTGTCGGTCGACAGCCTTGAGGCGTTGCGCGCGATCGACCTCAGGCTGGGCACGATCGGCTACCGGCTGGCGACCGCCAATGCCGCATTATGCGATCGGCAAACCCCGATAACCGGCGCGTTATTGCACGCGATCACGCAATATGACCGGGCGAGCGAAGCCGCCGCGCGGCAGGCCTTCGGCTTTGCCGCGCCGGTCGCGGTGGAGGCGGTGGTCGCGGATTCGCCTGCCGCGCGCGCGGGCCTTCAGCCGAACGACGGCATTGCCGCAGTGGATGGCGAGGTGATCGCCGCGAGCGCGACGCCATCGTCGGTCGCCGATCGTGATGCCGCGCTCGCCGCGATTGCTCGTGGTGGGATGCGAGTGCGCTTCGATGTGATGCGGGCTGGTGCCGAGCGAGTGGTGGAGGTTGCGGCGTTGCCGGGATGCGCGGCGACGTTCGAGGTGGTGCTCGGCCCGGAAATGACCGCCCAGTCGGATGGTAAAGTGGTGCAGGTCGGGGTGCGTTTCTTCGAACGCTATCGCGACGAAGATGTCGCGGTGATTGCCGCGCATGAACTTGCGCATATCGTCATGAAACATCGCGCCAGACTGGAGGCGGCAGGGGTGAAGGGGGGGCTGTTCGGCGAGCTCGGCCGTAACGCGCGCCTCTCGCAACGCGCCGAAGAAGAGGCGGATCGGCTGAGCATCCATCTGCTCTATAATGCCGGTTACGACCCGACGTCGGCGGCGCGTTTCTGGCGAGCGCACGGCGGCGATATCGACGGCGGCCTGTTCCGCAGCCGCACCCATCCGGCGACCAGGGTGCGGGCGGCGGCGATGGAGGCTGAAGCCGCGACGCTCGTCACCGGTCCGCCGCGCCCGTCGATTCCCGCGCTGCTTGGAGAACGCGATCAGGCGATGCGATGA
- a CDS encoding response regulator produces MDLETRLLIVDDDPGIRELVAGFLTSHGYVVDTAADGTEMRRLLAIGSYALIVLDVMMPGEDGLSILRSLDRASSPAVIILSVIGEEIDRIVGLEMGADDYVAKPANPRELLARIRSVLRRNQGGARAIPGERPHLRFAGWRLDPVGRQLIDPEDVVINLSDGEFRLLLAFVEHPRRVLTRDQLLDLSRGVNAEHFDRAIDVQISRLRRKLSRDDNDELIRTVRNEGYMFTVDVEPR; encoded by the coding sequence ATGGATCTGGAAACCCGCCTGCTGATCGTTGACGACGATCCCGGCATCCGCGAGCTGGTCGCGGGGTTCCTCACTTCGCATGGCTATGTTGTGGACACCGCTGCCGATGGCACCGAAATGCGCCGTCTGCTCGCCATCGGAAGCTATGCACTGATCGTGCTCGACGTCATGATGCCGGGCGAAGACGGGTTGTCGATCCTGCGTTCGCTCGATCGCGCCAGTTCGCCGGCAGTGATCATCCTATCGGTGATCGGTGAGGAGATCGATCGGATCGTCGGGCTGGAAATGGGCGCGGACGATTATGTCGCAAAGCCCGCCAATCCCCGCGAACTGCTCGCGCGCATCCGATCCGTGCTGCGGCGCAATCAGGGCGGAGCGCGCGCGATACCCGGCGAGCGCCCGCACCTCCGCTTCGCGGGCTGGCGACTCGATCCCGTCGGGCGGCAATTGATCGATCCCGAAGATGTCGTGATCAATCTTTCCGATGGCGAATTCCGCCTGCTGCTCGCGTTCGTCGAACATCCCCGGCGCGTGTTGACGCGGGATCAGTTGCTCGATCTCTCGCGCGGGGTGAATGCGGAGCATTTCGATCGCGCGATCGACGTGCAGATCAGCCGGCTGCGGCGCAAGCTCTCTCGCGATGACAATGACGAACTGATCCGCACGGTGCGTAACGAAGGTTATATGTTCACGGTCGATGTCGAGCCTCGCTGA
- the rfbC gene encoding dTDP-4-dehydrorhamnose 3,5-epimerase — MNDNPVQLIEPVRHGDARGWFTEYYAERRFAERGIACRFVQDNHSLSVPALTLRGLHFQTPPHGQDKLVRCIRGRILDVAVDVRRGSPTYGQHVAVELSAENGRQLFVGVGFAHAFMTLTEDCEVTYKVSDYYAPECDGGIRWDSAGIDWPLPTDTLPELSAKDAKLPTLAEFDSPFPYDGRPLAPLA; from the coding sequence ATGAATGATAATCCTGTCCAGTTGATTGAGCCGGTGCGGCATGGTGACGCGCGCGGCTGGTTCACCGAATATTATGCCGAGCGCCGCTTTGCCGAGCGCGGGATTGCCTGTCGCTTCGTGCAGGACAATCATTCGTTGTCGGTGCCTGCGCTGACGTTGCGCGGCCTGCATTTCCAGACCCCGCCGCACGGGCAGGATAAATTGGTGCGCTGTATCCGTGGCCGCATTCTCGATGTCGCGGTGGACGTGCGGCGCGGCTCGCCGACCTATGGCCAGCATGTCGCGGTGGAGCTGTCGGCGGAGAATGGCCGACAGCTGTTCGTGGGCGTTGGGTTCGCCCACGCCTTCATGACGCTGACCGAGGATTGCGAGGTGACCTACAAGGTCTCCGATTATTACGCGCCGGAATGCGACGGCGGGATCCGCTGGGACAGCGCCGGGATCGACTGGCCGCTGCCGACCGATACGCTGCCCGAGCTGTCCGCCAAGGACGCGAAGCTCCCGACCCTCGCCGAGTTCGACAGCCCCTTTCCTTATGACGGTCGCCCGCTGGCGCCGCTTGCCTGA
- a CDS encoding M24 family metallopeptidase yields the protein MDSEQIRLERLVDAEQKAFALLALIETSGIVAAGRTEREVEQDIYALAQREFGVEKHWHKRIARAGINTLCVAADNPPVRMIEADDIVYLDLGPVFEEWEADVGRSYAIGADPRKHALCRELPIQFDKVRERFLRDPEISGTALYDYACQSAEEVGWRFGGRIAGHVVGEFPHARMPGPKERNRIAPSNPEPLRALDLEGRQRYWILEIHLVDREEAFGGFYERLLLDHP from the coding sequence GTGGATTCCGAACAGATCAGGCTCGAACGGCTCGTGGATGCTGAGCAAAAGGCGTTCGCGTTACTCGCGCTCATCGAAACATCGGGCATCGTGGCCGCCGGACGAACCGAACGCGAGGTCGAGCAGGATATTTACGCGTTGGCGCAGCGCGAATTCGGCGTCGAGAAACATTGGCACAAGCGGATCGCCCGCGCCGGCATCAACACGCTGTGCGTCGCCGCCGATAACCCGCCCGTGCGAATGATCGAGGCTGACGATATTGTTTATCTCGATCTCGGCCCGGTGTTCGAGGAATGGGAAGCCGATGTCGGGCGCAGCTATGCGATCGGCGCCGATCCGCGAAAACACGCGCTATGCCGCGAATTGCCGATCCAGTTCGACAAGGTGCGCGAACGCTTCCTGCGCGATCCGGAAATCAGCGGGACGGCGCTTTACGATTATGCCTGCCAATCTGCCGAGGAAGTAGGATGGCGCTTCGGCGGACGCATCGCCGGGCATGTAGTCGGCGAATTTCCGCATGCGCGGATGCCGGGGCCGAAGGAGCGAAATCGCATCGCCCCAAGCAATCCCGAGCCGCTGCGCGCGCTCGACCTGGAGGGCCGACAGCGCTATTGGATATTGGAAATCCACCTCGTCGACCGCGAGGAAGCGTTCGGAGGTTTCTACGAACGTCTCCTCCTCGACCATCCCTGA
- a CDS encoding FKBP-type peptidyl-prolyl cis-trans isomerase has translation MSTVTAVPIPPVKRSYIVWLVLGIIAALVAATALAFQGDDFLARNARQKGVVTTASGLQYQVLTPGTGAKPTDTDVVLVNYEGKLLNGTTFDKSQQPTPFPVTGVVPGFSEGLKLMPKGSKYRFWIKPSLGYGDKATGPIPANSVLVFDVDLIDFLPEAVLRQMQMQQQMGGAAGGAPGAPGAQGAMPQGPDAHQ, from the coding sequence ATGTCGACCGTCACCGCCGTCCCGATTCCGCCCGTCAAGCGCAGCTATATCGTGTGGCTGGTGCTCGGCATCATCGCCGCGCTGGTCGCAGCGACCGCGCTTGCCTTTCAGGGCGACGATTTCCTGGCGCGCAATGCACGTCAGAAGGGCGTCGTTACCACGGCGTCTGGTCTGCAATATCAGGTGCTTACGCCAGGGACGGGGGCAAAACCGACCGACACGGATGTCGTGCTGGTGAATTATGAGGGCAAACTGCTCAACGGCACCACCTTCGATAAGTCGCAGCAGCCGACGCCGTTCCCGGTGACGGGCGTGGTACCGGGCTTCAGCGAAGGGCTGAAGCTGATGCCGAAGGGTTCCAAGTATCGCTTCTGGATCAAGCCGTCGCTTGGCTATGGCGACAAGGCGACTGGTCCGATCCCCGCCAATTCGGTGCTGGTGTTCGATGTCGACCTGATCGACTTCCTGCCTGAAGCGGTGCTGCGCCAGATGCAGATGCAGCAGCAGATGGGTGGCGCGGCCGGCGGCGCTCCAGGCGCTCCAGGCGCTCAGGGGGCTATGCCGCAAGGCCCTGACGCGCATCAGTAA
- the wecC gene encoding UDP-N-acetyl-D-mannosamine dehydrogenase encodes MVPDNELKVAVLGLGYIGLPTAAVIARTGAKVVGIDVDRSVVETVNSGHVHIEEVDLDGLVSGVVARGSLRASLEIEPADVFVIAVPTPFAANHAPDIAYVLKAATTIASVLKAGDIVILESTSPVGTTDQVRDLLAQLRPDLKVPGTSAEAADIAIAYCPERVLPGRILVELIDNDRVIGGITPRCARKALTFYRRFVRGACVTTNARAAEMTKLTENAFRDVNIAFANELSIVAEKMGVDVWEVIRLANRHPRVNILQPGPGVGGHCIAVDPWFLVHADPQNTPLIRTAREVNDGKTDWVIARATELLEALPGVPVACLGLAFKPNIDDFRESPAVKVAEALTARFGSRIAVVEPYAAALPTSLAAAGARLIDIDSAIADCPIMIVLVDHDIFRSVPIEERASKHVLDTRGIWGDMNLAQFAPDQRRRAA; translated from the coding sequence ATGGTGCCCGATAACGAGCTGAAGGTCGCCGTTCTCGGGCTTGGCTATATCGGCCTCCCGACAGCGGCAGTGATCGCGCGGACCGGCGCCAAAGTGGTTGGGATCGACGTCGATCGCTCGGTCGTCGAGACGGTCAATTCCGGCCATGTGCATATCGAAGAAGTCGATCTCGACGGGCTGGTTTCCGGTGTCGTCGCGCGCGGCAGCCTGCGCGCGTCGCTGGAGATCGAGCCGGCCGACGTGTTCGTCATCGCCGTCCCCACCCCTTTCGCCGCGAACCACGCGCCCGATATTGCCTATGTGCTGAAAGCCGCGACCACCATCGCTTCCGTGCTGAAGGCCGGGGATATTGTGATCCTCGAATCAACCTCTCCGGTGGGTACGACCGACCAGGTCCGCGATCTGCTCGCACAGCTCCGGCCAGATCTGAAGGTGCCGGGCACGTCGGCTGAGGCGGCCGATATCGCCATCGCTTATTGCCCGGAACGCGTATTGCCGGGCCGCATCCTCGTCGAGTTGATCGACAACGATCGCGTGATTGGCGGCATCACCCCGCGTTGCGCGCGCAAGGCGCTGACTTTCTATCGCCGCTTCGTGCGCGGCGCCTGCGTCACCACCAATGCGCGGGCGGCCGAGATGACCAAGCTCACCGAAAACGCCTTCCGCGATGTTAATATCGCCTTCGCAAACGAGCTGAGCATCGTTGCGGAGAAGATGGGCGTCGATGTTTGGGAAGTGATCCGGCTGGCCAACCGCCATCCGCGCGTAAACATCCTTCAGCCGGGGCCCGGCGTAGGCGGCCATTGCATCGCGGTCGATCCATGGTTTCTTGTCCACGCCGATCCGCAGAACACCCCGCTGATCCGCACGGCGCGCGAGGTGAATGACGGCAAGACCGATTGGGTAATCGCGCGCGCCACCGAATTGCTGGAGGCCTTGCCCGGCGTGCCGGTCGCCTGCCTTGGACTCGCCTTCAAGCCCAATATCGACGATTTCCGCGAAAGCCCGGCGGTGAAGGTGGCGGAGGCGCTGACGGCGCGCTTCGGATCACGAATCGCGGTGGTGGAGCCTTATGCCGCCGCCCTGCCGACGTCGCTCGCGGCGGCGGGAGCGCGGCTGATCGATATCGACAGCGCGATCGCGGATTGCCCGATCATGATCGTGCTGGTCGATCACGATATCTTCCGCTCGGTGCCGATCGAAGAGCGCGCGAGCAAGCATGTGCTGGATACGCGCGGCATCTGGGGGGACATGAACCTTGCGCAATTCGCGCCCGATCAACGGCGTCGCGCCGCCTGA